From the Ruminiclostridium josui JCM 17888 genome, one window contains:
- the tnpA gene encoding IS66 family insertion sequence element accessory protein TnpA, translating to MEAKKVQQQYLLSKWAAIIQECRATGMSVKDWCLENNVNTAQFFYWQCKIRKQLCTSVENLANDPSITFVPVQLPNSHNEPLQKVSFNTELIVNVGGYQLQINNDTNPNLLETVLKVLQNV from the coding sequence ATGGAGGCTAAAAAAGTACAACAGCAATATCTTCTTTCAAAATGGGCTGCTATTATTCAGGAATGCCGCGCTACCGGAATGTCTGTGAAGGATTGGTGCTTGGAAAACAATGTGAATACAGCTCAATTTTTTTACTGGCAGTGTAAAATACGTAAGCAACTCTGTACATCGGTAGAAAATCTAGCAAATGATCCGTCAATCACTTTTGTACCTGTTCAGCTACCGAATTCCCATAATGAGCCCTTGCAAAAAGTTTCTTTTAACACAGAGCTGATTGTTAATGTGGGAGGATACCAATTACAAATTAATAATGATACTAACCCTAACTTACTAGAGACAGTACTGAAGGTACTCCAAAATGTTTAA
- the tnpC gene encoding IS66 family transposase has product MFNDATGFYQIYLACGYTDLRQGIDGLAGMVQNQFHLNPFQNILFLFCGRKATRIKGLLWEGDGFVLLFKRLEGGRFQWPRSEAEMKEITPKQFRWLKPYKRKKAKGKRNEDLKDLPVSIIEHTLNDDELRTIFGDTWKRLPDEVYKHLQFHPVTFEVEEHHVAVYAGKDNQTIVKANRPVDLLRNSIVTPTLAAGILNGKYINALPLYRLEQEFKRNDIHISRQVMANWTIQCAERYLSLLYDRMHQELYQCSVSQADETPVIVSKDGRSAGSKSYMWVYRTGKMYVAPLIILYDYQKTRKADHPRKFLKGYKGTIVTDGYEVYHKLEKEEPDIKIAGCWSHARRRFADVVKTMDKETAKDTLAYAALKQIALIYKTDNDLLGLSPQERVVRRKLLVKPQVEAFFAWVKEHRSDVPSQSETGKGFTYCLNQEKYLRTFLENGYVPLDNNATEGAIRGFCIGKNNGA; this is encoded by the coding sequence ATGTTTAATGATGCTACTGGCTTTTACCAGATTTACTTAGCATGCGGCTATACCGATTTACGCCAAGGAATTGATGGCCTTGCCGGGATGGTTCAAAATCAATTTCATTTGAATCCATTTCAAAATATCCTGTTTCTTTTCTGCGGAAGAAAAGCAACCAGGATAAAAGGTCTTCTATGGGAAGGTGATGGTTTTGTACTACTATTCAAGCGTTTAGAAGGCGGAAGATTTCAATGGCCTCGCAGTGAAGCAGAAATGAAAGAAATCACACCTAAGCAATTTAGATGGCTAAAGCCATATAAGCGAAAAAAAGCAAAAGGAAAACGTAATGAGGACTTAAAAGACTTGCCTGTCAGTATCATTGAACATACTCTTAATGACGATGAGCTAAGAACAATTTTCGGAGACACATGGAAACGACTGCCTGATGAAGTGTACAAACATCTTCAATTTCACCCTGTTACATTTGAGGTGGAAGAGCATCATGTTGCAGTATATGCAGGAAAGGACAATCAAACCATTGTAAAGGCAAACCGCCCTGTTGATCTATTGCGTAACAGTATTGTAACGCCAACTCTGGCAGCTGGTATACTAAATGGAAAATATATAAATGCTCTTCCTCTATACAGGTTGGAACAGGAGTTTAAGAGAAATGACATACATATATCCAGACAGGTAATGGCAAACTGGACAATACAATGTGCCGAGAGGTACCTGTCACTATTGTATGATAGAATGCATCAGGAACTCTATCAGTGCAGCGTATCACAGGCTGATGAGACACCGGTGATTGTTTCAAAAGATGGACGATCTGCCGGTTCAAAAAGCTACATGTGGGTATATCGTACGGGCAAAATGTATGTTGCTCCGCTAATTATTCTGTATGATTACCAGAAAACGCGTAAAGCTGATCATCCAAGAAAATTTCTCAAGGGATATAAAGGAACTATTGTTACTGACGGATACGAGGTATACCACAAACTTGAGAAAGAAGAACCAGACATAAAGATAGCAGGATGTTGGAGTCATGCCCGTCGTAGGTTTGCGGATGTTGTCAAGACAATGGACAAAGAAACCGCTAAAGATACATTAGCATATGCAGCATTAAAACAAATAGCTTTGATATATAAAACAGATAATGATCTTTTGGGGCTATCTCCACAAGAGAGAGTTGTCAGACGTAAGCTTCTTGTAAAACCTCAAGTAGAAGCTTTCTTTGCATGGGTTAAAGAGCATAGAAGTGACGTTCCATCACAATCAGAAACAGGCAAAGGCTTTACCTATTGCCTAAATCAAGAAAAATATCTAAGAACATTTCTTGAAAATGGTTACGTACCTCTGGATAATAATGCTACAGAGGGAGCTATTCGAGGCTTCTGCATAGGAAAAAACAATGGAGCCTAG
- a CDS encoding transposase domain-containing protein, producing the protein MAETAKANNLKPYHYFKYLLQQIPQHMSDKDTSFIDKLLPWSEDLPEECKKATQS; encoded by the coding sequence ATTGCAGAAACAGCTAAGGCTAATAACTTAAAACCATACCATTACTTTAAGTATTTACTGCAGCAGATTCCCCAACATATGAGTGATAAGGATACATCCTTTATAGACAAGCTACTTCCGTGGTCAGAAGATTTACCGGAAGAATGCAAAAAAGCAACTCAAAGTTAG
- a CDS encoding lanthionine synthetase LanC family protein, producing MTSYDTEGNTTQSEIMMYNYFNSEIFNVISEFVNELADIADIIEDKKAFSLSLIKNYYKINLPETQINEYLTFVMQVVNMTEKHIHDILSNILLLDEKLKIVDIHCSLVKRSAVITFSHNRKIIFRNSSLNDEQIFNSIIRWVNFKVDERYQLYIRKIISYGSYGFLEYISSECDKQDITNSFFCIGQLLSLIYILNCKNFQEGKLLKLSRLPVLTNLEGLFSISERKLNFAPSSKNIAQKIIDSSVYNLCIIPKRHRYLAKLNISSIKLGFQYIYKIITNSKMEFIDFLNELFDKDSPYLAAVSTNVYNLNMNDLNRQLYFLDYQFNIKQNYKSTTKFSDNRAPNKINLNYYLELAVKLGNNIIQNSIIGVINNNTSRTWINTVECGDKIIISPECKNLYEGNSGIALFLLNLGVTTKKDYFINTAIEAMRESISNISTLFRCSSIELGAFNGICGEIYTLSKIYSITKDENVKKAVKLGLLYVKSAIVNQKDISLFSGLSGVLAVILAIYKNKHFSDIKVNLLAIAELAYKNILVNMDTISTTPGYYHGINGVIIVLINLLNLIGDTAIKSVIEELLKIERNFKFDKRFSNKTMLEVEHIGILLSRVFLKQYGYDDNLIDIEIDKALAWTIKKGFGNSPFYYNGDIGALEVLEYTAKVLKDEVLRNRCNNTFANLVENTIGPNTNDENKLWSLSMSLMKGISGYGHMLLRKCSENIPNIVLLE from the coding sequence ATGACATCATATGATACGGAAGGAAATACGACACAAAGTGAAATTATGATGTACAACTACTTTAATTCAGAAATATTTAATGTAATAAGTGAGTTTGTTAATGAATTAGCGGATATAGCTGATATAATAGAAGATAAAAAGGCGTTCTCGCTTTCTTTAATAAAAAACTATTATAAAATTAATTTACCTGAGACTCAAATAAATGAGTATTTAACATTCGTAATGCAAGTAGTTAATATGACTGAAAAACATATTCATGACATATTAAGTAATATATTGCTTTTAGATGAAAAACTAAAGATAGTTGATATACATTGTAGCCTAGTCAAAAGAAGTGCTGTAATAACTTTTTCTCACAATAGAAAAATAATATTCAGAAATAGTTCATTAAATGACGAGCAAATTTTCAACAGTATAATTCGTTGGGTAAATTTTAAGGTAGATGAAAGATATCAATTATATATCAGGAAGATTATATCATATGGTTCCTATGGATTTTTAGAGTATATATCTTCTGAATGTGATAAACAGGATATTACTAATAGTTTTTTTTGCATAGGCCAGCTTTTATCATTGATATATATACTCAATTGTAAAAATTTCCAAGAAGGAAAACTTCTGAAACTATCAAGGTTACCAGTGTTGACCAATTTAGAAGGACTATTTTCTATATCTGAAAGAAAGTTGAATTTCGCCCCTTCATCGAAGAATATAGCACAGAAAATTATAGATTCTTCGGTATATAATTTATGCATTATACCTAAACGACACAGATATTTAGCTAAGCTAAATATCTCATCAATAAAATTAGGGTTTCAGTATATATACAAAATAATAACAAATAGTAAAATGGAGTTTATAGACTTTTTAAATGAATTATTTGATAAGGATTCACCATACTTAGCCGCAGTAAGTACAAACGTATATAATTTAAATATGAATGATTTAAATAGGCAGCTATATTTTTTGGATTATCAATTTAATATAAAACAAAACTATAAATCCACCACTAAATTTTCTGATAATAGGGCTCCAAATAAAATAAATTTAAATTATTATCTAGAGCTTGCGGTTAAGCTAGGCAACAATATTATACAGAATAGTATCATAGGGGTTATTAATAATAATACAAGTAGAACATGGATTAACACAGTTGAGTGTGGAGATAAGATAATAATCTCACCAGAATGTAAAAACCTATATGAGGGTAATAGCGGGATTGCACTCTTTTTATTAAATTTGGGTGTAACTACAAAAAAAGATTATTTTATAAATACAGCAATAGAAGCTATGCGTGAATCTATATCGAATATAAGTACATTATTTAGATGTAGTTCAATAGAACTTGGCGCATTTAATGGGATTTGTGGGGAGATTTATACTCTTTCTAAAATATACTCGATAACAAAAGATGAGAATGTAAAAAAAGCTGTTAAATTGGGACTTTTATATGTTAAATCAGCAATTGTAAATCAAAAGGATATTAGTCTCTTTAGTGGTCTTTCCGGAGTTTTGGCTGTAATTCTGGCTATCTATAAAAATAAACATTTTTCTGATATTAAGGTTAATTTATTAGCCATTGCTGAATTAGCGTATAAAAATATACTAGTTAATATGGACACAATAAGTACCACACCGGGATATTATCACGGTATTAATGGGGTAATAATAGTTCTTATTAATTTATTAAATTTAATCGGAGATACAGCAATAAAGTCAGTTATTGAAGAATTATTAAAAATAGAAAGAAATTTTAAATTTGACAAAAGATTTAGTAATAAAACTATGTTAGAAGTTGAACATATTGGTATTCTTCTTAGCAGAGTTTTTCTTAAGCAATATGGTTATGATGATAATTTAATAGATATAGAAATAGACAAAGCTTTGGCATGGACAATTAAAAAAGGGTTTGGAAATAGTCCTTTCTATTATAACGGTGACATAGGAGCCCTTGAAGTATTGGAATACACGGCTAAAGTATTAAAGGATGAAGTGTTGAGAAATAGGTGCAATAATACTTTTGCTAATTTGGTAGAAAACACTATAGGGCCTAATACTAATGACGAAAATAAGCTTTGGAGTTTATCAATGTCTTTGATGAAAGGAATTTCTGGATACGGCCACATGCTTCTTAGAAAGTGCAGTGAGAATATCCCTAATATAGTATTGCTTGAGTAA
- a CDS encoding GyrI-like domain-containing protein — protein MSELIKFEVKRLPGVKIVGKELRYNMEALMKGDNRIPDFWDKCFADGIFSLLEDQTDFIFDSSYVGVMLDWDKGDGDFSYIVGMLMKDGVSVPEGYYHKDLEETDVAIGWIKGKNTADVCSSAHPLTEQAIKEKGYKCDNMKWCMELYNCPRYTTPDENGHIVLDYYIPINDN, from the coding sequence ATGAGCGAACTTATTAAATTCGAAGTTAAAAGATTGCCAGGGGTAAAAATAGTAGGAAAAGAACTACGGTATAATATGGAAGCACTTATGAAAGGTGATAATCGTATTCCAGATTTTTGGGATAAATGTTTTGCTGATGGAATTTTTTCATTACTGGAAGATCAAACAGATTTTATTTTTGACAGTTCATACGTTGGTGTAATGCTTGATTGGGACAAAGGAGATGGAGATTTTTCTTACATCGTCGGTATGTTAATGAAAGATGGAGTATCTGTTCCAGAAGGATACTACCATAAAGACTTAGAAGAAACAGATGTCGCAATTGGATGGATTAAAGGTAAAAATACAGCTGATGTTTGCTCTTCTGCTCATCCTCTTACTGAACAAGCCATTAAAGAAAAAGGGTACAAGTGTGACAATATGAAATGGTGTATGGAATTGTATAATTGTCCTCGATATACTACACCTGATGAAAATGGCCACATTGTCCTTGATTATTACATTCCAATTAATGATAACTAA
- a CDS encoding VOC family protein, with the protein MGVLSGSVHTGLFVEDIVKMVAFYRDILGFETDWDGGPFASFKVKDGGLFMFDRKQFAASMKQPYCPPKGFNQTMEVAIGVPTKDDVDREYERLTALGVQSLTGEPVTQPWGQRNFWIADPEGNYIEIGC; encoded by the coding sequence ATGGGTGTTTTATCTGGCAGTGTACATACTGGGTTATTTGTTGAAGATATTGTAAAGATGGTGGCATTTTACAGAGATATACTGGGTTTTGAAACAGATTGGGATGGAGGACCATTTGCTAGTTTCAAAGTAAAAGATGGTGGGTTGTTTATGTTTGATAGGAAACAATTTGCCGCTTCTATGAAACAACCTTATTGCCCACCAAAAGGATTTAATCAGACAATGGAAGTTGCTATAGGTGTTCCTACTAAAGATGATGTGGATAGAGAATATGAACGACTAACAGCACTTGGTGTTCAATCATTGACAGGTGAGCCGGTTACTCAACCGTGGGGACAAAGGAATTTTTGGATAGCCGACCCTGAAGGTAATTATATTGAAATTGGATGTTAA
- a CDS encoding dockerin type I domain-containing protein: protein MKYFKKACIALAALLISTSFAAGIVTKSVNAASTTIPPRKLERLDRGIVAINQGNGKVYVGWRLLGTEPGNIAFNLYRKTAGGIEVKLNSSPITSSTNYVDNGVDTTKDNTYIVKTVLDGIESSESEQYTLAANTPVRQYIPLKLKSLPAGYYTMHINVGDLDGDGKYDYIVKRMNDDRSPVQVEAYKADGTFLWRIDLGPNIETYNSAMTSPLVVSDLNGDGKAEVLLKTGESTRFGDGTLIGDTNNDGITNYCNKSLSTYQVLSGPEFISVVDGMTGKELSRADFIARGKVTDWGDDYGNRASFIFMTVAYLDGVHPSVVMSRGPGNVMKVEAWDFKDGKLSQRWKWDARNQALPYGKNFPDFHAIRAVDVDKDGKDEISWGGSMLNDDGKLLYATELTHGDRFVIGDIDPDRDGLECYAIQQNNPSLLGAALYDASNGTMIKKMYMNAVGDVGRGDCADIDPNYKGMECWSTLENLYNCKGEVIGSEKSFPFLSIWWDGDLLREFFIGTDSNGFNPAINKWNYTTKTSNRIYSIYQEGVKSPYAARPPFYGDIMGDWREEVILETTDNSELRIYTTTIPTNYRIYTLMHNPAYRNSVDVKGYLSSVYPDYYLGEGMSMPPAPNISTGDGELIKELRVNDSNNAADWYIQSNLQVGDTVFGDRTYKYTKIPQSLVGAEWIRTACDSKSYLAEEAYFTAKKDISVYIGLDSRITSIPAWLSDWSKTGETLTDDSSVTFNLYKKDFTSGSVVRLGTNGGSSSYVNYTVIVKENTAPAFLYGDVNGDGIVDVLDYSVMRSYLLQITNSMPSEFWQKAGDLNSDGVIDSMDYLYLKMYLLGTINSLPV, encoded by the coding sequence ATGAAGTACTTTAAAAAGGCATGCATTGCTTTGGCTGCTTTGCTTATTAGTACCAGTTTTGCTGCTGGCATAGTTACTAAATCAGTGAATGCAGCTTCAACAACTATTCCACCCAGAAAGCTTGAACGGTTGGATAGGGGAATTGTTGCTATTAATCAGGGAAACGGGAAGGTTTATGTAGGCTGGCGTCTTCTCGGAACAGAACCCGGTAATATTGCATTCAATCTATATCGAAAAACCGCAGGTGGCATAGAAGTTAAACTTAATAGCTCACCAATTACATCCAGTACAAATTACGTTGATAACGGTGTTGATACAACAAAGGATAACACTTACATAGTAAAAACAGTTTTAGATGGAATTGAAAGTAGTGAAAGTGAACAGTATACTTTGGCTGCAAATACTCCTGTCAGACAGTATATTCCTTTAAAACTAAAATCCCTTCCTGCGGGATATTACACAATGCATATAAATGTGGGTGACCTTGATGGAGATGGGAAATATGACTATATAGTAAAGCGTATGAATGATGATAGGTCTCCTGTACAGGTAGAAGCTTATAAAGCAGATGGGACATTTCTATGGCGTATTGATTTAGGGCCCAATATAGAAACATATAACTCCGCTATGACTTCACCTTTGGTTGTATCGGATTTGAATGGTGACGGAAAAGCAGAAGTTCTTTTAAAAACTGGTGAAAGCACCAGATTTGGTGATGGTACTTTAATTGGAGACACAAATAATGATGGAATAACTAACTATTGCAATAAGTCATTATCTACCTATCAAGTTTTGTCGGGACCCGAATTTATTTCTGTAGTTGATGGAATGACAGGTAAAGAGCTAAGCAGAGCAGATTTTATTGCAAGAGGAAAAGTTACGGACTGGGGAGATGATTATGGGAACCGTGCAAGCTTTATTTTTATGACTGTTGCCTATCTGGATGGTGTTCACCCAAGTGTAGTAATGTCAAGAGGCCCCGGAAATGTTATGAAAGTTGAGGCATGGGACTTTAAGGACGGAAAACTTAGTCAGCGGTGGAAATGGGATGCTAGAAATCAGGCATTGCCTTACGGCAAGAATTTCCCTGATTTTCATGCAATTCGTGCTGTAGATGTGGATAAGGATGGAAAAGATGAAATTTCATGGGGAGGCTCCATGCTCAATGACGATGGTAAATTACTGTACGCTACGGAGCTGACACATGGAGACAGGTTTGTAATAGGGGATATTGATCCTGACAGAGATGGTCTTGAGTGTTACGCAATTCAACAGAATAATCCGAGTCTTTTGGGGGCAGCATTATATGATGCAAGTAATGGGACTATGATTAAAAAAATGTATATGAATGCAGTTGGTGATGTAGGTAGAGGGGACTGTGCGGATATTGATCCTAATTATAAAGGTATGGAATGTTGGTCTACACTTGAGAATTTATACAACTGTAAGGGAGAGGTTATCGGTTCTGAAAAGTCTTTCCCATTTTTGAGTATTTGGTGGGATGGAGATTTGCTCAGAGAATTTTTTATAGGTACTGATTCAAATGGCTTCAACCCAGCAATAAATAAATGGAATTATACTACAAAGACCAGCAACCGGATATACTCAATTTATCAGGAGGGAGTCAAATCACCATATGCGGCCAGACCACCTTTTTATGGAGATATTATGGGTGACTGGCGTGAGGAAGTTATTCTTGAAACTACAGACAATTCAGAGCTTCGTATTTATACTACAACCATTCCTACCAACTACAGGATATATACCTTGATGCATAATCCGGCTTACAGGAACTCTGTTGATGTTAAAGGTTATCTTTCTTCTGTTTACCCTGATTATTATCTGGGTGAAGGCATGTCAATGCCACCGGCTCCCAACATTTCTACAGGAGATGGTGAGTTAATAAAAGAACTGAGGGTAAATGATTCCAATAATGCTGCTGACTGGTACATACAGTCAAATTTGCAGGTTGGTGATACAGTTTTTGGAGATAGAACATATAAATATACAAAAATTCCTCAGAGTCTTGTAGGTGCCGAATGGATAAGAACTGCATGTGATTCTAAAAGTTATCTAGCGGAAGAAGCTTACTTTACTGCGAAAAAGGATATATCGGTTTATATCGGTTTGGATTCAAGAATTACCAGTATTCCGGCATGGCTAAGTGATTGGAGCAAAACAGGTGAAACATTAACCGATGATAGTTCAGTTACCTTCAACCTGTATAAGAAGGATTTTACTTCCGGCTCTGTTGTAAGGCTTGGAACTAATGGGGGCTCCTCAAGTTATGTGAATTATACGGTTATTGTTAAGGAAAACACAGCACCTGCATTTCTTTACGGGGATGTAAATGGAGACGGCATTGTGGATGTTCTGGATTACAGCGTAATGAGAAGTTATCTTCTTCAAATAACCAATTCAATGCCATCTGAATTTTGGCAGAAGGCGGGAGATTTGAATTCCGACGGTGTTATCGACAGCATGGATTATTTGTATCTGAAAATGTACTTGCTGGGGACAATTAATTCGCTTCCTGTTTAG
- a CDS encoding dockerin type I repeat-containing protein, which translates to MLKQYILGKITVTSEAFHVMDMNADGNVDAIDFALFKKLILGSI; encoded by the coding sequence GTGCTTAAGCAATATATTTTGGGCAAGATAACTGTAACTTCAGAGGCTTTTCATGTAATGGACATGAATGCAGATGGAAATGTTGATGCCATTGACTTCGCTTTGTTTAAAAAATTGATATTAGGTTCGATTTAG